From a single Apium graveolens cultivar Ventura chromosome 2, ASM990537v1, whole genome shotgun sequence genomic region:
- the LOC141688354 gene encoding factor of DNA methylation 1-like gives MVENNINERLMKLAEARKKERHQLHQQILDLQKKRDDIQLLELEIEELSGTLDLLRALDDDDGVEAKKKIESLEENLKDKDETIDHLECLNQVLLIKERRSNDELQDARKELINFVLEGPQYMAGIGVKTMGDIDHNTIISSARKIYPEDEVLDKTEEFYKQFVAKITNANWYPFKLTMAGENHQQVIDEDDEYLRGIKTEWDNELYDAVLTAVTEMDEYNPSGRYFVEELWNYQEGRKASIAEGVKAIGDFLIKD, from the exons ATGGTGgaaaacaatataaatgaacgTCTGATGAAGCTGGCAGAAGCTCGAAAA AAAGAACGTCATCAACTTCACCAACAGATTCTAGACCTTCAGAAAAAGCGCGATGACATTCAGCTTTTAGAATTGGAAATAGAGGAACTGAGTGGGACATTGGATCTCTTGAGAGCTCTTGACGACGATGATGGTGTGGAAGCAAAGAAAAAAATTGAGTCCTTAGAAGAAAACCTGAAGGACAAGGACGAAACCATTGATCATCTCGAATGTTTGAATCAAGTTCTCCTCATCAAGGAGAGGAGAAGCAATGACGAGTTGCAGGATGCTCGAAAAGAGTTAATCAAT TTTGTGTTGGAAGGGCCTCAATATATGGCCGGTATTGGCGTCAAGACGATGGGAGATATTGACCACAACACAATTATTTCTTCTGCCAGGAAAATATATCCCGAGGACGAAGTACTGGACAAAACAGAAGAATTTTATAAACAATTTGTAGCAAAAATTACAAATGCAAACTGGTACCCCTTTAAACTTACAATGGCTGGAGAAAACCATCAG CAAGTTATTGACGAAGATGATGAGTACCTAAGAGGCATAAAAACGGAGTGGGATAATGAGCTGTACGACGCTGTGCTAACAGCAGTAACGGAAATGGACGAGTATAATCCAAGTGGAAGATATTTCGTTGAAGAGTTATGGAACTACCAAGAAGGAAGGAAAGCCAGTATAGCTGAAGGCGTAAAAGCCATAGGGGATTTTCTG ATTAAAGATTAA